GAGGAAGTTCAGTCTACGGAGACAAAAACCCGGTTGCCCTGCTGAAACATTACGGACATATCCGTAATGTCTACGGAAGCCTGCTCGCGGACTTGAGCGTCCGCCAGGAACTGGATATGCTGACCAAGGGATTAGCACTTGAAGCGGCCATATCTTTTGATAACATCGGCGGAATGTACGAAACCAGCAGCAAAGGTTACCGATATATGAATACCGGAGCCAGCATTGCCGATGACGGCACATTGATAACGACACCGACTATTTGGGGCACTGACTCCGAAACCCTAGGACACAGCCAGCCTTTTGAAAAGTTGTTGTTCAGAAGTAACTTCCAGGCAAAAGCGGACTATAACCGTATCTTTGACAAACACCGGATAGGAGGAGCATTGATTTACGACATGCAGTCAGTAAATAGAAACGGCAGAAACAATTCACAAAAGAACCTGTCGGTTTTAGTGAATGCCACTTATACTTACGACGACCGTTATACACTCAATGCCGTATTCAACCGTTCCGGCTCGGCTTACTTGCCGGATGGAGACAAATTCACGAACTATCCTGCCGTATCTGCTGCCTGGATCGTATCCAACGAAGCATTCATGGAGAAAATAACTCCGATTAATCTCTTCAAGATTCGTGCTTCCTATGGTCTATCCGGTTGGGATGGAAATCTGAGCCACGAATTATGGCGCCAGTCATACGGTTACGCTGCCGGTTATAACTTCGGTGAGAATGCCGGAAGCGTTTCAGGTGGTAGTGAAGGTAATTTACCGGTAGTCGGACTAGTAGCGGAAAAATCCCAAAAAGCAACTTTCGGGTTTGACCTTTCCGCTTTCAACAACCGGTTGGGCGCCACTGTGGAAGGTTTCTACGAAAAACGTTCGGACATACTTGTGTCCGGTGCCAACTCCACGTCCGGCATCATCGGTGTCACAGTGGGGCAAGTGAACGAAGGAATCTATAAATACAAAGGATTTGATGCCTCTTTGAACTGGAACGACAAAGCCGGTGATTTCCATTACAGCATCGGAGCAACCATGTCATACTTGAACTCGGAAGTAGTCAATGTAAACCAAGCCTATCAAGAGTACGATTACCTGTACACCAAAGGCAACCGTGTGGGACAAATGTACGGTCTGGAAGCGATAGGATTCTTCAACAGCCAGCAGGAAATCAACAATAGTCCGCAGCAAACATTCTCAGATATCGCTCCCGGTGACGTGAAATATAAAGACCAGAACGGTGATAACCGCATTGACGAAAAAGATGTGGTAAAAATGTTCGGCTCCTCACTTCCGCGTTTCTACTTCGGGTTCAATCTGAATTTATCTTATAAAAGATTCGAACTCTCCGCCGACTTCCAGGGAATGACAGGCGTAACGGTCTCCCTACTTGACAGCCCGCTTTACCGCCCGCTTGTGGACAACGGAAACATCTCGAACACTTTCCTGAACGAGGAAGTTTGCTGGACACCGGAGAACAAAGCCATAGCTACTATGCCAAGACTGACTACACAGGAAAACCGGAACAACTACCGTGCCAGTTCATTGTGGTACCGAGATGGTTCGTTCCTGAAGTTACGCAACCTGCTGATAGCTTATACGTTCCCGAAATCTCAGACCCGCTTTGCCGATTTACGAGTATTCGTGCAGGGCACTAACCTGTTCTCGCTAGATAACATCCATTTTGCCGACCCGGAACAGCTTGGTATCGCTTATCCGTCGACAAGAAGTTATTGGGCGGGTGTGAAACTTAATTTTTAATGTAAAGTAAATGAACATTATGAAAACCAAATACATCATCTTAACCATTTTGTCTTCGCTGATCTTTGCTTCGTGCAATTATCTCGACTTTGATGAAACAGATGGTTTGAAGACAAAAGAAGACATGTATAAGTATTTCGGCACAAGCAAAGATATGCTGTCTCACGTATACTCATACATGCCGCAAGGATATACGTTTTTTGCTACCGAAGGAATCTTTTCCGAAGAGAGTTATTCCATGCGCGACTGTGCCTCAGACGACGGTGAGTTCGGAGCTTACGCCGCCAACATCCAAAACGCGAACAACGGCAATTGGTCACCTATCAAAACGTATGACGACGCTTGGACGCTCTATCGTGGCATCCGTGCCGCCAATAGTTTTCTCACAGAGATTGCACAAGTAGACTTTACACGTTATGAACACAGCGGCGGACAGTATCAGAACTGGATGAAACAATTGAGATACTTCCCTTTTGAAGCCAGAGTATTGCGTGCACACTACTTCTTTGAACTGGCACGTCGCTATGGGGACATCGCCATGCCACTGGAAGTGCTTACAGAAGAAGAGGCGAACACGATTGGCAAAACACCGTTTGCTGAAGTGGTTAAATTCATTGCCAGCGAATGCGATGAAGCTGC
The DNA window shown above is from Bacteroides faecium and carries:
- a CDS encoding SusC/RagA family TonB-linked outer membrane protein; protein product: MNKINYILTTLLLGGSVALHAQTPAAASDMQLADTLNIGYRMNVSSRTSSYSVSGVNASAFEKSPHIDISKALYGKVAGLNVYQGTGSSADNVSSLSIHGHAPLVLIDGFPRDITDISSMEIESCYVLKDAAAAALYGMRGANGVILITTKRGTSNGLKVKVDYNFGVNTQFRSPDFADAYTYANAINNALSGDGLSARYNTQELDAFRTGIYPYDYPNVDWWNETLNKTGFTHNLKMAFSGGSEKFRFYTVVDYYRDRSMLKKNTEDTRYDTTPTDTRLTVRTNLDVNVTKSTYLKLGIAGKLKELRGTRYGRNAIFNDIYGIPSAAFPIRHENGIFGGSSVYGDKNPVALLKHYGHIRNVYGSLLADLSVRQELDMLTKGLALEAAISFDNIGGMYETSSKGYRYMNTGASIADDGTLITTPTIWGTDSETLGHSQPFEKLLFRSNFQAKADYNRIFDKHRIGGALIYDMQSVNRNGRNNSQKNLSVLVNATYTYDDRYTLNAVFNRSGSAYLPDGDKFTNYPAVSAAWIVSNEAFMEKITPINLFKIRASYGLSGWDGNLSHELWRQSYGYAAGYNFGENAGSVSGGSEGNLPVVGLVAEKSQKATFGFDLSAFNNRLGATVEGFYEKRSDILVSGANSTSGIIGVTVGQVNEGIYKYKGFDASLNWNDKAGDFHYSIGATMSYLNSEVVNVNQAYQEYDYLYTKGNRVGQMYGLEAIGFFNSQQEINNSPQQTFSDIAPGDVKYKDQNGDNRIDEKDVVKMFGSSLPRFYFGFNLNLSYKRFELSADFQGMTGVTVSLLDSPLYRPLVDNGNISNTFLNEEVCWTPENKAIATMPRLTTQENRNNYRASSLWYRDGSFLKLRNLLIAYTFPKSQTRFADLRVFVQGTNLFSLDNIHFADPEQLGIAYPSTRSYWAGVKLNF